Proteins from a genomic interval of Pseudomonas silesiensis:
- a CDS encoding phage tail protein, which translates to MAQFTVNAQRFDPYKNFKFRVKWDGRYVAGISKVSALKRTTEVVKHREGGDPSSSRKSPGRTEFEAITLERGVTHDADFERWANKVWNFASGLGAEVSLKDFRKDIIIELYNEAGQLALAYKVFRCWVSEFQSLPDLDANANAVAIARLKLENEGWERDYEVAEPSEPSFNEPN; encoded by the coding sequence ATGGCTCAGTTCACGGTCAACGCCCAGCGTTTCGATCCGTACAAGAACTTCAAATTCCGCGTCAAGTGGGACGGTCGCTATGTCGCGGGCATCAGCAAGGTGTCGGCGCTCAAGCGCACCACGGAAGTGGTCAAGCACCGCGAGGGCGGTGATCCCAGCAGCAGCCGCAAATCGCCGGGGCGCACCGAGTTCGAGGCGATCACCCTGGAGCGCGGGGTGACCCACGATGCCGATTTCGAGCGCTGGGCGAACAAGGTCTGGAACTTCGCTTCCGGCCTGGGCGCGGAGGTGTCGCTCAAGGATTTTCGCAAGGACATCATCATCGAGCTGTACAACGAGGCCGGCCAATTGGCCCTGGCGTACAAGGTGTTCCGCTGTTGGGTCAGCGAGTTCCAGTCGCTGCCGGACCTGGACGCCAATGCCAACGCCGTGGCCATCGCCCGTCTGAAGCTGGAAAACGAAGGCTGGGAGCGCGATTACGAGGTGGCCGAACCGAGCGAGCCAAGCTTCAACGAGCCGAACTGA
- a CDS encoding DUF4255 domain-containing protein, with protein MSSPLGLAAALATLQQMLESGLADLKISDVLGGAPSVTCVGPDRIDPDGGDQLNLFLYNQTRNPGWANLGLPSRDSLGERIGNPPLALDLHILITAYGAADFHAEILLGAAMQILHDTPGMGRDAIRAALKPAPNKPNVPKALERAGLADQLEQLRITPLNHSTDELSRIWSAIQVPARPSAAYLISVLLQSTTRSQRTPLPVRERNLYVVPLRTPRVDRVESVAGAAMPILPDGSVRVSGANFKATAVQLLVNGLDLSTGLSKVENDTLEFGFLSPALPSSLRAGVCTVQVVHGQWLGTPPVAHGAVQSNPGVFILNPQATFVVQSGATSSVVDGVTYRSGGIKVTCTPPVGARQRVRLLLNEKDPPDDRPARAYSFNAIDGNGILPPAEQSAAVTVEYQGVVQGAYLARVQVDAGTSALVMGADGQFSAPQVLP; from the coding sequence ATGAGTTCGCCACTCGGGCTGGCAGCCGCGCTCGCGACGCTCCAGCAGATGCTCGAAAGCGGTCTGGCCGACTTGAAAATCAGTGACGTGTTGGGCGGCGCGCCGAGCGTCACCTGTGTCGGCCCGGACCGCATAGATCCCGACGGCGGCGACCAGCTGAACCTCTTTCTCTACAACCAGACGCGCAATCCCGGCTGGGCCAATCTCGGCCTGCCGAGCCGCGATAGCCTGGGTGAGCGCATCGGCAACCCACCCCTCGCACTGGACTTGCACATTCTGATCACCGCCTATGGCGCCGCTGACTTTCACGCCGAAATCCTGCTCGGCGCCGCCATGCAGATCCTTCACGACACGCCGGGAATGGGCCGTGATGCCATCCGCGCGGCACTCAAGCCGGCGCCGAACAAACCCAATGTGCCCAAGGCCCTGGAACGTGCCGGGCTGGCCGACCAGCTGGAGCAACTGCGGATCACACCGCTCAATCACAGCACCGACGAACTCTCGCGCATCTGGTCCGCGATCCAGGTGCCGGCGCGGCCCAGTGCGGCGTACCTGATCAGCGTGCTGCTGCAATCAACGACCAGGAGCCAGCGCACGCCGCTGCCGGTTCGGGAGCGCAACCTCTATGTGGTGCCGCTGCGTACGCCACGGGTGGACCGGGTCGAATCGGTGGCCGGTGCGGCCATGCCGATTCTGCCGGACGGCAGCGTGCGGGTCAGCGGCGCCAATTTCAAGGCCACGGCGGTGCAATTGCTGGTCAACGGACTGGACCTGAGCACCGGTCTGAGCAAAGTCGAAAACGACACCCTGGAGTTCGGCTTCCTGTCGCCGGCGCTGCCTTCATCCTTGCGGGCGGGCGTCTGCACAGTGCAGGTGGTCCATGGGCAATGGTTGGGTACGCCGCCAGTGGCGCACGGGGCGGTGCAATCGAACCCGGGTGTGTTCATCCTCAATCCCCAGGCAACTTTTGTCGTACAGTCCGGCGCCACCAGCTCGGTGGTCGACGGCGTGACCTATCGGTCCGGTGGCATAAAGGTGACCTGTACGCCACCGGTGGGCGCGCGCCAGCGGGTACGCCTGCTGCTCAACGAAAAGGACCCGCCGGACGATCGGCCGGCACGGGCCTACAGTTTCAACGCAATTGACGGTAACGGCATTCTCCCGCCGGCCGAGCAGAGCGCAGCCGTCACCGTCGAATACCAGGGCGTCGTCCAGGGTGCCTATCTGGCACGGGTGCAGGTGGATGCCGGAACCAGCGCGCTGGTCATGGGCGCGGATGGGCAATTCAGCGCACCGCAGGTGCTGCCATGA
- a CDS encoding ATP-binding protein yields the protein MSHRRDFANNRRVLTQALNAFVAYLTARLAGDPAPLGAYLETPPALALLSERLGLSRFEQDLLLLAAAVDLDPRFRDLLAQAHGDVNQPWLSFELALRLLPDPQWSATTPVGRLRRWQLLEPCGSGGALQARLVVDEMILHRIAGLSFPDPRLEPWFRQENLPDAASVVIDRHQARASILEIAAQWQAAPSLALAPIARLLDGDGEAYAQALAAELGLKLYRMAEHDLPAGPVEREQLAHLWAREALLQGVLLWLQPRSLNPEQAQRLGEFLDHLQCLLLLSGDSAPNLRRRQCRVTVQDNDASARLKLWQQQLGDSVADVNGRLGLLAEQFQLGSSTILRLAEGFKARPEGGADHLWQVCREEARRGLEHLAERVDARAGWDDLVLPDAALTSLRTLAAQVRQRTRVYRDWGFAARSDRGLGISALFAGGSGTGKTLAAEVLANELGLDLYRIDLAALVSKYIGETEKNLSRVFAAAESSGAILLFDEADALFGKRSEVRDSHDRYANLEVSYLLQRIETYRGLAILTTNLKQAIDPAFQRRIRFIVHFPFPDVEARSAIWQRAFPSVAPCSALDIGKLARLSLSGGHIRNLALNAAFLAADRDMAIGMQHLRAAAEAEFAKLEKPLPAAEVGDWE from the coding sequence ATGAGCCATCGCCGGGATTTCGCCAACAACCGCCGCGTGCTGACCCAGGCGTTGAATGCGTTTGTCGCCTATCTGACGGCGCGGTTGGCAGGCGACCCTGCGCCCCTGGGCGCTTATCTGGAAACCCCGCCGGCCCTGGCGCTGTTGAGCGAGCGGCTGGGACTGAGCCGATTCGAGCAGGACCTGTTGCTGCTGGCCGCCGCGGTAGACCTTGACCCACGCTTTCGCGATCTGCTGGCCCAGGCTCACGGCGACGTGAACCAACCCTGGTTGAGTTTCGAATTGGCCCTGCGCCTGCTACCGGATCCGCAGTGGAGTGCGACCACCCCGGTCGGCCGTCTGCGGCGCTGGCAATTGCTCGAGCCGTGCGGCAGCGGCGGGGCGCTGCAAGCGCGGTTGGTGGTGGATGAAATGATCCTGCACCGGATTGCCGGCCTTAGCTTTCCCGACCCGCGCCTGGAACCGTGGTTTCGTCAGGAAAACCTGCCGGATGCCGCGTCGGTCGTTATCGACAGGCACCAGGCCAGGGCCAGCATCCTCGAGATCGCCGCTCAGTGGCAGGCGGCGCCCAGCCTGGCCCTGGCGCCGATCGCGCGGCTGCTGGACGGCGACGGTGAAGCCTACGCCCAGGCCCTGGCGGCAGAACTGGGGCTCAAGCTTTACCGGATGGCTGAGCATGACCTGCCAGCCGGGCCAGTCGAGCGCGAGCAGCTGGCGCACCTGTGGGCGCGTGAAGCGCTGTTGCAGGGCGTGCTGCTCTGGTTGCAACCGCGCAGCCTGAACCCGGAGCAGGCGCAACGCTTGGGCGAGTTCCTCGATCACTTGCAGTGCCTGTTGCTGCTCAGTGGCGACAGCGCACCCAACTTGCGTCGCCGTCAATGCCGGGTCACGGTCCAGGACAATGATGCGTCGGCGCGGCTCAAGCTCTGGCAGCAACAATTGGGTGACTCAGTCGCCGACGTCAATGGCCGTCTCGGTCTGTTGGCGGAACAGTTTCAGCTTGGCAGCAGCACCATCCTGCGTCTCGCCGAGGGTTTCAAGGCCAGGCCCGAAGGCGGTGCCGATCACCTCTGGCAGGTGTGTCGAGAAGAAGCTCGACGCGGCCTGGAGCACTTGGCGGAACGGGTGGATGCCCGCGCCGGCTGGGACGATCTGGTATTGCCGGACGCGGCCCTGACCAGCCTGCGTACATTGGCGGCCCAGGTCCGCCAGCGCACCCGGGTGTATCGCGACTGGGGCTTTGCCGCACGCAGCGACCGTGGCCTGGGTATCAGCGCCTTGTTCGCCGGCGGCAGCGGCACCGGCAAGACCCTGGCCGCCGAAGTGCTGGCCAATGAACTGGGGCTGGACCTCTACCGCATCGATCTGGCGGCGCTGGTCAGCAAGTACATCGGCGAGACCGAGAAAAACCTGTCGCGGGTATTCGCCGCGGCCGAAAGCAGCGGCGCGATCCTGCTGTTCGACGAGGCCGACGCCTTGTTCGGTAAACGCAGTGAGGTGCGCGACAGTCATGACCGCTACGCGAACCTGGAGGTCAGCTACCTGCTGCAACGGATCGAGACTTACCGGGGGCTGGCGATTCTCACCACCAACCTGAAGCAGGCCATCGACCCGGCGTTCCAGCGCCGCATCCGTTTCATCGTGCATTTTCCCTTCCCCGATGTGGAGGCCCGCAGTGCCATCTGGCAGCGGGCGTTTCCGTCCGTGGCGCCGTGCAGCGCGCTGGACATTGGCAAGTTGGCGAGGCTTTCGCTGTCGGGCGGGCATATCCGCAACCTGGCCTTGAACGCGGCCTTCCTCGCGGCGGACAGGGACATGGCCATCGGCATGCAGCATCTGCGCGCCGCGGCCGAAGCGGAGTTCGCCAAACTGGAGAAACCGCTGCCGGCGGCGGAAGTGGGGGACTGGGAATGA
- a CDS encoding DUF4157 domain-containing protein yields MTEHALAPNAERDAAPPKTAVRGLLLQRKCACGAGAGSSGECESCAAGRAQNLQRKSTGVESGQGVPASVNETLARPGRPLDADTRDFMEGRFGSDFAAVRIHDDSAAGASARDVDAHAFTVGQDIVFGDGQYQPHSDSGRHLLAHELAHTVQQQGLQRSGTGNLADQGPHYQRLEREADFVADSVMRGQPLASGVLSQGGPRLSRKAGKGKSQDYEVDSRYRDLEMTTGHKVTPEKKTTAKVKGKDKELASFDVDFLELHEVKGPVLKDWQSKAKAKALRAIITLQGAKAQEAGLWQMRVSSDELRSRWVNLRGWKMGDALDAAWQKAGGDAEFPKVGGGTCEMDHIIELQVGGDNTQENIQVLDRLDNGMSGSLIKQQVFGLAQAIAEKIEEGGEEPPAQIRLVFADSKMKSTGKCGPCCETGKKLGKPGKDGRADKSTQILIDYPVMAGGSTRMLRVSDKTKTPPIFESGIPENVAGAEILPGLLLMTLRRVGKGKDTISAVIDTRDRTRLPITLPAKGTGVVLDVAEDGGLTLSEAAKKNAGIAFTYDYLSPGRFTKLDLVPGGVAGEGYITPTKVPLLQRLEVAFSPEYFRLKAPLDKNKLKPPFAGVKITEASLAIDLAPKLKPVGSVAFEFGTTKKIAASKVEVSADENGLVLTGVLFVYLPGVDEAKGEIKYQAGEWSGGAHIESGQMAGKIPYVKSGAVDVYLKAGKIDASGKVNLELPGGNEASLELNYTRSKWVFQGHGKIKVKNPYLKPIQASLWYDGELFIAKGQAGFAFSGLDGIVDATYENKAGNEKVYGKGDIKIDKGRAKGNIVVELLPNGKIAGKGRLSYEIKKDMVATAGITVDEQQKITFDGELSFPDVTLFKRFPEKDENQPIFSASGSIPIPGASIGPIGLKVKLWGSLGYYYYVGPGVLTGVKATVKFSPFEADPDFSFNLKAIARIPAGGGISGKVGADVVIDLYLAEVGGGLSVEASVGLEGKAELDGEIAYSKDKFSVDAKAFIGGAVVLDAALKARVYAEAGVWRFKIRTEKTWKLLGGKVDTDMKLGVRVPLHYDSIDGFRMPRLSDIKPEPAQLNLDPTKMLSNLFGNAKSEEHEV; encoded by the coding sequence ATGACCGAACACGCACTCGCCCCCAACGCCGAACGCGACGCCGCGCCGCCGAAGACCGCCGTGCGCGGGCTGCTGTTGCAGCGCAAGTGCGCCTGTGGCGCGGGCGCCGGCAGCAGCGGCGAATGCGAAAGCTGCGCCGCCGGCCGCGCGCAGAACCTGCAACGCAAAAGCACCGGTGTCGAGAGCGGACAGGGCGTGCCGGCCTCGGTCAACGAGACCCTGGCGCGTCCCGGTCGACCCTTGGATGCCGATACCCGCGACTTCATGGAGGGCCGCTTCGGCAGCGACTTCGCTGCCGTACGCATCCACGACGACAGCGCCGCCGGGGCCAGCGCCCGGGATGTGGATGCGCATGCTTTCACGGTCGGCCAGGACATCGTGTTCGGTGACGGTCAATACCAGCCCCACAGCGACAGCGGTCGACACCTGTTGGCCCACGAACTGGCCCACACCGTGCAGCAACAAGGCCTGCAACGCTCCGGTACCGGCAACCTGGCCGATCAGGGGCCGCACTACCAGCGGCTGGAGCGCGAGGCCGATTTCGTCGCCGACAGCGTGATGCGCGGCCAGCCCCTGGCCAGCGGCGTGCTCAGCCAGGGCGGGCCACGCCTGTCGCGCAAGGCAGGCAAGGGCAAGTCGCAAGACTATGAGGTGGACAGCCGTTACAGGGACCTGGAAATGACCACCGGGCACAAGGTCACGCCGGAGAAGAAAACCACCGCCAAAGTGAAAGGCAAGGACAAGGAACTGGCTTCGTTCGACGTCGATTTCCTTGAGTTGCATGAGGTCAAGGGCCCGGTGCTCAAAGACTGGCAAAGCAAGGCCAAGGCCAAGGCGCTGCGGGCAATCATCACATTGCAGGGGGCCAAGGCCCAGGAAGCGGGCCTGTGGCAAATGCGCGTCAGCTCCGACGAGCTGCGTTCGCGTTGGGTCAACCTTCGCGGCTGGAAGATGGGCGATGCGCTGGACGCCGCCTGGCAAAAGGCCGGTGGCGATGCCGAGTTCCCCAAGGTTGGCGGCGGCACCTGCGAGATGGATCACATCATCGAATTGCAGGTGGGCGGCGATAACACCCAGGAAAATATCCAGGTGCTCGACCGCCTTGATAACGGCATGAGCGGCAGCCTGATCAAGCAGCAGGTGTTCGGCCTGGCACAAGCCATCGCGGAAAAGATCGAGGAGGGCGGCGAGGAGCCGCCGGCGCAGATCCGCCTGGTGTTCGCCGATTCCAAAATGAAGAGTACCGGCAAGTGCGGGCCCTGCTGTGAAACCGGCAAGAAGCTCGGCAAGCCCGGCAAGGACGGGCGTGCCGACAAATCCACGCAAATCCTGATCGACTACCCGGTCATGGCCGGCGGCAGCACGCGGATGCTGCGGGTCAGCGACAAGACCAAGACGCCGCCGATCTTCGAGTCCGGTATCCCGGAAAACGTCGCGGGCGCCGAAATCCTTCCCGGACTGTTGTTGATGACCCTGCGCCGGGTCGGCAAGGGCAAGGACACCATCAGCGCCGTGATCGACACCCGCGATCGTACGCGCCTGCCCATCACCCTGCCGGCCAAGGGCACGGGCGTGGTGCTGGATGTCGCCGAAGATGGCGGCCTGACCCTCTCCGAGGCGGCAAAAAAGAACGCCGGTATCGCGTTCACCTACGACTACCTGAGCCCCGGGCGTTTCACCAAACTGGATCTGGTACCCGGTGGGGTTGCCGGCGAGGGCTACATCACGCCCACCAAAGTGCCCTTGCTGCAGCGCCTCGAGGTGGCCTTTTCACCCGAGTATTTCCGGCTCAAGGCGCCGCTGGACAAGAACAAGCTGAAGCCACCGTTTGCCGGGGTGAAAATCACCGAGGCCTCCCTGGCCATCGACCTGGCGCCCAAGCTGAAGCCGGTCGGCAGTGTGGCGTTCGAGTTCGGCACCACGAAGAAAATCGCCGCGAGCAAAGTCGAGGTCAGTGCCGACGAGAACGGCCTGGTGTTGACCGGGGTCCTTTTCGTCTACTTGCCCGGGGTCGATGAAGCCAAAGGCGAGATCAAGTACCAGGCCGGCGAGTGGAGTGGCGGCGCACATATCGAGTCGGGGCAGATGGCCGGCAAGATTCCCTATGTGAAGAGCGGCGCGGTCGATGTGTACCTCAAGGCCGGCAAGATCGACGCCAGTGGCAAGGTCAACCTGGAACTGCCTGGCGGCAACGAGGCCTCGCTGGAGCTTAATTACACCCGCAGCAAGTGGGTGTTCCAGGGACACGGCAAGATCAAAGTCAAGAACCCCTACCTCAAGCCGATCCAGGCCAGCCTCTGGTACGACGGCGAACTGTTCATCGCCAAGGGCCAGGCCGGATTCGCCTTCTCGGGCCTCGACGGCATCGTAGATGCCACCTACGAAAACAAGGCCGGCAACGAGAAGGTCTACGGCAAGGGCGATATCAAGATCGACAAGGGCCGGGCCAAGGGCAATATCGTCGTCGAGTTGCTGCCCAACGGAAAAATCGCCGGCAAGGGCAGGCTGTCCTACGAAATCAAGAAGGATATGGTGGCCACGGCCGGCATCACGGTGGACGAACAGCAAAAAATCACCTTCGACGGCGAGCTGAGCTTTCCCGACGTCACTTTGTTCAAGCGCTTCCCGGAGAAAGACGAAAATCAACCGATTTTCTCGGCCTCGGGCAGCATCCCGATCCCTGGCGCCTCCATCGGCCCGATCGGGCTCAAGGTCAAGCTCTGGGGCAGCCTGGGGTATTACTACTACGTCGGCCCCGGCGTGCTCACCGGGGTCAAGGCCACGGTCAAGTTCAGCCCCTTCGAAGCCGACCCGGACTTCAGTTTCAACCTCAAGGCCATCGCCCGCATCCCGGCGGGAGGGGGGATCAGTGGCAAAGTCGGCGCGGATGTGGTCATCGATCTGTACCTCGCCGAGGTCGGTGGCGGCCTCAGCGTCGAGGCCTCGGTCGGCCTTGAAGGCAAGGCCGAACTGGACGGCGAGATCGCCTACAGCAAGGACAAATTCAGCGTCGATGCCAAGGCCTTCATCGGCGGCGCGGTGGTGCTGGACGCGGCGCTGAAGGCCCGGGTCTACGCCGAAGCCGGGGTCTGGCGGTTCAAGATACGTACCGAAAAGACCTGGAAGCTACTCGGTGGCAAAGTCGACACCGACATGAAACTCGGCGTGCGCGTGCCGCTGCACTACGACAGCATCGACGGCTTTCGCATGCCCAGGCTCTCCGATATCAAGCCCGAACCCGCGCAGCTCAACCTCGATCCGACGAAGATGCTTTCCAACCTGTTCGGCAACGCTAAGAGTGAGGAGCACGAGGTATGA
- a CDS encoding phage baseplate assembly protein V, which yields MNAEQGKYYGKFRGVVLNNIDPMQMARVQVQVPDVLGLGISSWAMPCVPFAGQQSGMFVLPQIGAGVWVEFEQGNQDYPIWVGGFWGSAAEVPALALAGLPVSPSIVLQTGNQNGLTISDLPGPTGGILLKTLTGAMISINEIGITISNGQGATIMLNGPAVNINQGALTVI from the coding sequence ATGAACGCTGAGCAAGGCAAATACTACGGCAAGTTCCGCGGTGTGGTGTTGAACAACATCGACCCGATGCAGATGGCCCGCGTCCAGGTCCAGGTCCCGGATGTGCTGGGGCTCGGCATCTCCAGCTGGGCCATGCCCTGTGTGCCGTTCGCCGGGCAGCAGAGCGGGATGTTCGTGCTGCCGCAGATCGGCGCCGGGGTCTGGGTCGAGTTCGAGCAGGGCAACCAGGATTACCCGATCTGGGTCGGCGGCTTCTGGGGCAGCGCGGCAGAGGTGCCAGCCCTGGCGCTGGCGGGGCTGCCGGTGTCGCCAAGCATCGTGTTGCAGACCGGCAACCAGAACGGCCTGACGATCTCCGACCTGCCGGGGCCCACGGGCGGCATCCTGCTCAAGACCCTGACCGGGGCGATGATTTCGATCAACGAAATCGGGATCACCATCAGCAACGGCCAGGGCGCGACGATCATGCTCAACGGCCCGGCGGTGAACATCAATCAAGGCGCATTGACGGTGATTTGA
- a CDS encoding GPW/gp25 family protein yields the protein MALDFPFSIDSRGRSAEVYADLQVRDMIEQVLFTVPGERVNRPDFGCGLLQLVFAPNSDALAAAVQMTVQGSLQQWLGELIEVEAVTVENLDARLGVTVQYVMRRDRQRHLATFSRGLGP from the coding sequence ATGGCCTTGGACTTTCCCTTTAGCATCGACTCGCGCGGGCGCAGTGCCGAGGTCTACGCCGATCTGCAGGTGCGGGACATGATCGAGCAGGTGCTGTTCACCGTGCCGGGCGAGCGGGTGAACCGTCCGGACTTCGGCTGCGGCCTGCTGCAATTGGTGTTTGCGCCCAACAGTGATGCCCTCGCTGCCGCCGTGCAGATGACCGTGCAAGGCTCGCTGCAACAGTGGCTGGGGGAGCTGATCGAGGTCGAGGCGGTGACGGTCGAAAACCTTGATGCACGCCTCGGCGTGACGGTGCAGTACGTCATGCGCCGGGATCGCCAGCGGCACCTGGCAACCTTCAGCCGAGGGCTTGGGCCATGA